TGGCAATTATATCCACAAGAGGAAATGCATTAACTTGGGTTTTTGGGAGAAGGGTATATTTCTCTCGCTGCTGCAGCACTAGTGATTCTAGAGCAGTATAATTGTCCACCAGAACTCCTGAGAAACTTCCAAAATCCATAACATTGTTTGGACCATTCAAGTTCATTGGCAAGTgtgttgcctgatctattgattGTAGGTGAACTACATTACCGATTTAGTTTCCACAATTAGCACTCTGGAATTtggtaggttcttgtcccaaggtTAGGCCAAGTAATTATCAGAATTACTGTTCAGCTGGGAGCTCCAATGTGCACAGACAGCAATGACAACACTCACACTTAGGAAAAACCTTCTGtatttgtaataattttattaatacaaTCAGCAAAATCACAAATGCTCCAACTAAGCAAGGTAGGTAGATATAATACAGAATGAGTGGAGCATCCCTATACTTataccatcccttgcagaacaacctgaagtgTTAGGTATCGTCTTTCCCCCTCACTGTCATCACCATCATCAATGGTCATCACCCTGGCATCTCCCCAGGCACACAGGCCAGGGTACAGCCAGGTTACATGGCAttcttgtggtcagacatctgtTGATGTCTCTAGCTTAAAATATCTCAAGCTGATATAAACTAGCATCTTGTGGTTACCTGTCAGCAGTTTAGTCTTTACCACATTCTGTCTTGTGATATCTTATGATCTATGATTGGTCTTTGTTAGCTACTTATGCTTAAAGTTTTTTGGGTCTTATGCCCTAATTAGTTTAGCTAAGCTATTGACCTACAAGCATCAAGACCTGTAAGACCACTGCATTACTGCCTTAACTTTATACCTTTGCCTCACTTAGCAAATACCTATAAGATGTAAGTGTTACAAAGGTACAAGATTTGCCAGATATCATCAACTGTGCTGGGGACCTCCAAACCATTCTGATTGTAATTCAGTCATGGAGACCTTCCAAAATGTGCAGCTCCACTTCTTAAACATGATAAAAGACACTAGATCTGTCCCTGAACTTTTCCATAAATGTCATCTGAAGTTTTTAAGCCAAATTATTTTTGACAAATGGTGttacaaacaaaagtattttCCAGAGATAGTTTTCACCCCTGACTTTTAAACTGTCATATCTCAGAAAtgacttccattttttttcaaaatatggcCAAAAAGATTCTCCCTTAGCCACACATAAAACACACTCTGTTGGAAGCCGaaaagatcactttttgaacATTGCAGGGGTGGTTATCATTAAATATACCATAGAGAGCTGGTTAGAAGTTTTAACTGGGAAGATGCTACACTCTCTCTGTGATACATAGATAAAAAAATACTGTATCTCCTAACTTACAGAGCCTCAAGGTACTTTAcagtaggggttctcaaactggggttgggaCCTCTCACGGGGTCacaaggttcttacatggggggttgcgagctgtccgCCTcgaccccaaaccccactttgcctccagcatttataatggtgttaaatatatttaaaaagtggttttaatttataaggaggggttgCACGCaggggcttgctatgtgaaaggggtcaccagtacaaaagtttgagaaccactgatttacagGATAGTCATGTGCTACTGAAGTAGACTCTGATGTAGAATGCAAAGCACTATTTACTGACATTATCCTACacacatgcagtgttgccaagtAAATACAGTGCTTCATTCAACTGTAGTTACATGAGAAATTTTAGGCCCCTAAAATGTAACTATTGTAATGGAAAGACAAACTGTATTATGCTGTTCTGTTAGGTGTGCTATGCGTAAAATATCTTATTTAAACGAACCAAAGCCATagctggcagagcattaaaggatcctATGATGAACACATTTGGTGTATAGTTTGCTCAGAAGTAaactctgtagccagtccatatctggtacaagaCCATGACAGCTACTTGATTTGAAGTTGATCAAGGAGACCAGGGCTATCACCCTCCTTCTgacaactaaaaaacaaaaaacaaccctgctGTCACTAATGACTCTGGtctacatctcatctgaaagatggacCTCTAACAGCACACAGTTCCTGAAACcttgtgtcacggagtattggggaactcagggccctgcacccccggcttcctgcgattcaccatgactctcagccagccagtaaagcagaaggtttatttggatgacaggaatacagtccaagacaggtcttgcaggcacagacaacagggcccccctcagttaggtccatcttggggtccccggccatgccagcccaccccccttggggggtcagagccatctctgcctcccagccatctctccagcctccttccagcctgcttccagcactctgcctttagccacccctcccacagccttttcagtttcccgggctcaggagtcacctggccttcaaacccttcctgggttctcatgttacacactcaggaaTGCGCCCCGGGCAGatcccatcctccaatgcagactatcccagcacactcccctgtcagcattcacagaccacagtgaggacaggcccagttcgtcacatctctccccccttcgagaccgaactgagcagggtcactttagccagtgacccggggaagttcgaacctacccccgttcccatggatgcccccgcatccctcccattccttggtgagaattacaccaggcccctccagtttcacaCCCCCCCTTAGGTtgggggtgcttgatggcactcgcagttcgcatgtgggaaggtttatgcggcctgtgcccttttcccacccccatacctctggggttccaactgggctgtggtcttctcccagcgctccagtctggaggtctgtgctttgggctctcttggtttagagccgccctttttaccttggccaccctccgaaaaggctcctctatgctgggcaagggtcctaaagctgttttccccttgccccaggccttcctccccctctgacaggggtcacaggatccgcagtactgtcggacagtaacaaagaccccaggccagtaaaagctccgtagcagcctctgctgggtacgccaggttccctggtgccctgcgaggggaatgtcatgggcccggcacagtagctggcggcgatacttctggggtaccaccagctgcctcctgatcccccctgactccattttccctgggggagcccattctcggtacaggaaccccttctcccacaggaaccttttccggccacctcgtcccatggtctgtaccgcattgaggtcggccaggtcccttatcttccgcaaggagggatctctctgtaactcggcctggaactcagcagctgggacggggatggccacctgctctttctcgcccgctgggtccgaagctgcagcctccctgagccgcgtccctgggcgttccctccccaccaggttagggtcctgcgcctcaggcaaggcaccccccccaaggccagggcgcagtgccctTCGCCGGCTCTGACCGCGGGTCACCACTAAGGCGGTCTGGGggctgcttggccagtcctctaggtccccccccatcaacacctcagtgggcaaatggtggtgcactcccatgtccttggggccctccttggccccccatttcaggtgtaccctcgctacgggaaccttgaatggggtcccgcccaccccggtcagggtcaggaaggtgttgggcaccacccgatctggggccaccacctcgggccgggccagtgtcacctctgcgcccgtgtcCCAGTAACCATAAACTttcttcccatccacctccaggggaacaaggcactcgctccgcagggacagccccgcgccaacCCTGTAAACGGAGAACTTTGAATCCGGAGCATCTGGCCCCCCAGAGAAGCTAGCCTggggctctcctccctccttagcaggtggtactctgccagccccccttccctgggaatgctgcctctcgccgggctgggtctctacccagtcaaccctctgtgggttcggcctgctcagtctgtccctgagcctggggcactgggcccgtatgtggcccttttggccacagtggtagcagcccatgtcccatgggtcCCCTTGAGTGGGTCGGATGGTCCTGATGCCGGATGTTCCCCTCTGAtggggtttttctgtattttcccacggggaggtcccatggtgactctctctctgcgttgtggtgggattgctcctttgggactcctcccttttatctcctgaccggctctttacgaACTCATCGGCCAGCTGCCcggcgtgtcgcgggttctctggctttctgtccaccaaccacagcctcaggtcggatgggcaccgctcatacagttgctccagtaccagcagtttaatcaggtcctccttcgtctgggccccaccagcccacttgctggcgtatctttccatgcggacggctagttgcagatatgagatctcaggggttttatcctgactccggaacctttcccggtacatctcaggagtcagcccaaactcacgtagcagggcctttttgaatagttcgtagtcccctttctctgcctctcccagttggcggtacaatgccacggctttggggtccagtaagggggtaaggacccggagtctgtccgcgggatcaacccggtgcagctcgcaggccgtctcaaaggcctccaggaagtcatccatgtcctccccctccttgtatggggccatgatgcacttatcaaagctccgtgccgtcccgggtcccccctcactcaccgcagccgggggttcgctgcccttcaatctcgccagttccaggtcatgctgacgctgtctctgtctctcttcatgctgtctctgtctctcattctcctcccgttcatgctgacgctgtctctcttcacgctgatgctgtctctctttctcctcccgttcatgctgtctctgtcgttcacgatcctccagctctctcagttttagctctttctcccattccagccaattccgctccacggatgccgaacgtcgccgggaggaggatcctctgctggccggcgggCTTCGCTGgggggatcccctgctggccgggggggtcacggcgccttcggtatttgctgggctcctccccacccttcccctaggcataggaaggaggggtctcgggaagccctcagcagccggctgaccactcccagctgggacagacactggtgcctgcgctgcatttgccaggctgcttccctgagacacagggatcagttcattcgcgcgatcttccgcctccagctgggcaatgagctgttctttggtgagcctcccaatgcgcagccgcctctgcttgcacagctccaccaggtcgctcttaagccgcttggcatacatcttcctgctggccactcaccggcctgtgtgctcacagctccccacagttcccagggggccccctagtgtgccagcccttctcgaggtcaccacctctctgccagggtcgagctgcagactcctccgcccctgggaccactcgctgagatccccccgggggaccctgttactgcaaaagtccttctcgctggtcacacactcccaggggtaataaccgtctctctctcactcttcagcacgcctggtccccgtcaatcccccttcgttttactgctccccagtcacttactgcaggaagcgccgtccacggggtgcagtagatcccaccgctgccaccagttgtcacggagtattggggaactcagggccctgcacccccggcttcctgcgattcaccatgattctcagccagccagtaaagcagaaggtttatttggatgacaggaatacagtccaagacaggtcttgcaggcacagacaacagggcccccctcagttaggtccatcttggggtccccggccatgccagcccaccccccttggggggtcagagccatctctgcctcccagccatctctccagcctccttccagcctgcttccagcactctgcctttagccacccctcccacagccttttcagtttcccgggctcaggagtcacctggccttcaaacccttcctgggttctcatgttacacactcaggaaTGCGCCCCGGGCAGatcccatcctccaatgcagattatcccagcacactcccctgtcagcattcacagaccacagtgaggacggcccagttcgtcacaccttGCTAGGGCTTTTATAGGGAAGAGTACAGTACGAATCCTTGGAGAATGCTATTGTCATACGGGATGGCCTCATTAAGCAGCTTGGAGGGAACAAAGTTTATGCTACCAAATGTCAATTGTGGCTGTTAATGACTATGAATAGACTTATGGGGGGGACACCAGGAGTGCCATTTAACCAAGCAATGAGTCTCATCAACTGCTTATAGCCATTGAAATGCATGGCACTAAATCTGCTCTTGCTAACCATTCTAGCTAAGTAAGTGGCTGGCGAAATGGATTCTGCTTTGCCCCTCTATTCAGTTTGGGTAAACCTGCAAACTTATTTTGTCTTTCAGCCACGTGGCGACCTCCCTCCCTTTACCTGCTGAGAGAGATCATATCCGGCCCCGGATTGATCTGATTGCCTTTATGATTAACATGCAAAGCAAACACAGGTAAATGCAGAAGGGATTGGAACAGCGGAGGGAGAGCTTGAGGAAGGAGTTAGTTGTCAGTTTAACCTGGGGTAAACTGATCCAGCAGCTGCATCATTGTGATGGTTAGAAGCGCATGGAGCCATTGGCTTTCAAACACTGCTGTGGAACAGATCAATAATTCCTCCAGTAGTTATCCTGCCTATGGCAATGAATGAATAATGTGAGACCTACTTTCCTTTAACACACCTAATTGTGCAGTGCTGTGCCATACCAAGGAGGGTGGAATTTCTTTCTGATCACGCTAGTAATCTGCTTATGTAGAGTCAGGTGCATGaaatctgaaaatttaccatctgtaaaatggaaacaacaTACAAGTTGGTGGTGGGTGTTACGGTGTTCTGATAGCTGGCCTACCCTAGGCAGTCTTAATTAACAGTCAGATCTGAGTCAATGGTGTGTGCAGGTACTCTTTATGATGGAATTGCTAAACCAGGTCCCTCTGGGATTTGGAGCTCCATCAGTCAGCAGGACTAATATGATCTTTGATCTTTGTCTATCTTATCCCTTACCTCTCTCAGCTGTACCATTGCACCTCAGTGTTGATACAAAGAGAAATCCAATCctgtttgtatttttataatgAGGATAAAACCTCATTGCTGGGAAAGGTAAGAGTGTTGCCAAAGCCGCTTCATTTGTGACCTTTGATTCTGGACTCGAACAGATCTTCAAAAGTAACAGGTCACACTGGACAGCCATCCAGATGAAAGTCATTATAAAATACaaggactgggattttcaaagaagactaaaggagttagatgcccagtgggatttggatgcctaactTCCTTGGGCTCCTTAAAGATCTCCACCAAGATATTCATTCATTTGAACAGTATCCTCTTACTCTTGAGTTTTGTTCTCCTTTCTGTCTATTTCATGGCTTCTCTAGCACTCATCATTAGTATCTAAGCACAAAGAGGAGAGACTTTGAAAGGCATAAATGGCAACTACACCCAAGTCCTTCTGACTTTCAGTAGGAGGTGGATGTCCATCTGCTATTCGTGCCTTTTGAAAGTCTCTCCTTTCGTGCTGCCCTGGCTTTCTGGTGTGCTGGTGACGGTACTAGCACTAGCCTAACCTCTGGTTTAACTGGATTATAtgatgtgtttttttcttttcttttccatcagTCTTAGGAATGTTGAAGCTTCACTATCACACATGGATGCCAACTTCTTCCTTGGGAAAGTGTGCTTCCTCATCACAGGTGGTATGTATGCTGAGTAtccacctttttctttctcctcctccttccagtGTTTCATCACTTCTTCTACTCCTTAAAATACCTGGAATGGCTTCTTCACCTTAAACAAAACAAGCCAACAGCTTGTCACAGaagcttttctttaaatgttgctgaatctcctctcttctccccagctCAGAACATGTTTCTGACCTACTTGGTCCTTTCCTTCATTTCCTCCAATCAGGTGTCTCTTCTGCCCTTGCCCCCATGGATACGAATTGCAAGATTGATTTGTATAGAACTGCAGTGTGTCTTCCCATGGACTTTTCTCAATGCCATTCTGTTTGACCTGCTCATTACTGCCTGAATGAGCTTTGCTATTATGAGGACTATGCTGTATGCTAGATTTGGATCATTTGTGGAGCTAAACATTCCTCAGTTCTCTTCTCCACTGAGGATGGGCTGTGAAATATTGCAAAATTCTCCCTAAtgccttcctgttttctctctGAAGTTGGTAGGATGAATCACTGCAGCGTAGAGATGAATGCTGTCCGGAAACTGGGAAACCTCTACTGCAGCCCTGTCCTATTCTGTGAGCTGGATGTAAGGATGCTTAATTTTTGGGAGGGGTTAATCAACTGTTGCTGATTGAAAGGCTGGGGGAAGAGAGCTTGCATAATGGAAATGGCTTGCTGCTCCCTTGCACATAGTTGGTCATCCTGAATCTAGTGAATACCTCCCCTACCTTCCCTCATCAACCCTGTGGCTCTGCTGCCCCCTTTCACTCCTCCTTCCCCGTCCCCAATCTCATACCAGTGGGTGTGGGTCCACAGTACTTCTTCAAAGGGGCTTTCAATCTTtgtgactctgccccctccttcccactgGTCCTAGACAAGTAGGTGAGCAGGTTTGGGAACCTCCATGTCTAGTTGATCTGGGTCCCACTTAACTTTGGTTCCTGCCTGTGCCTCAGCACCAACTAGATTTTCATTTCcgtccctttatttttaaataacttgtgggttgggtttttttttttttttctccctctgcttCCAGTCTGAAGGAATCAGAGTTGCCACAGCTCAGCGGCTGCTCCGGATGTTGCAGATCTGCGCTGGTCACATGCCAGGGGTTTCTGCCCTCTTCTTCAGTTCTTTGATGAAAAGCTCCATTGATGAGTAACCTTGATGTAAATCCATTGCCATTCTTCCTGTCCACACTCTGATGCTGTTTCAAACTGCAGAAATAGACGGAAATGGGAATTTTATTGAGACGCTTTTTCTGTTGATTTGTAATGAGGCCAGCTCATCCCATGCTGCTCCTTGCTTTTGTTACCTTTATAGGAAAGGCTTAGTTCCTGTTTGGTGGGTAGTGGCTGGAGCCGTACTAGTGAATCTCCTTTCACTCCTAGGTCCCAGTTTGAATTAACCCCATTTGTTAGTGACCAAGAGCTGTGTAGCcttctgattgctgtatgggaaGTGGGAGATGGCCATGTCCTTAGGTCAGTGTGTATCATAGCAGGTAGGTGTACTTCAGAGGTACAGCAGTCATGGAGAAGAAGTATCAGAAGTCTGCAAGGCTGCTGCCTGTTCTCTGCCTAGTACCAATGGACTATTTCACCAGGGAGAACATAGGAAAGCATTAGGAAGAGTTTTTTGCAGTATTCAAATTGAAATAGGGCACGTCTCTCAAATGCAAAACATTCACTTACCCATAAAGCCCCTTAAAGGAAGGAAGCCAGTTTAGTAGCTGCCATACATACAGCAGTTGGCAGTAATGAACAAGCAGTTGGGGGATATGCAAAGAAAGATTGACCTAGCCTTTCTAATCCCCAAATATCTaagcagagagggaggaggggcttAAAGGAGACAGCCCAGCAATTtggcattttttctttctttgaaaagaaTGGTCATCTTTTGTTATATAGCCCCAGCAAATTGCCTGGCAGGTaacactccccccctccccccccacacacacacctgactaATGAGTCTGATGGTCACATTCAATGTTGTG
The DNA window shown above is from Trachemys scripta elegans isolate TJP31775 chromosome 1, CAS_Tse_1.0, whole genome shotgun sequence and carries:
- the CENPM gene encoding centromere protein M isoform X1, producing MSLVRPFDKLPTLNSAAILLVGTDESQQQQLAEAILKEKKNFKINIHVATSLPLPAERDHIRPRIDLIAFMINMQSKHSLRNVEASLSHMDANFFLGKVCFLITGVGRMNHCSVEMNAVRKLGNLYCSPVLFCELDSEGIRVATAQRLLRMLQICAGHMPGVSALFFSSLMKSSIDE
- the CENPM gene encoding centromere protein M isoform X2; amino-acid sequence: MSLVRPFDKLPTLNSAAILLVGTDESQQQQLAEAILKEKKNFKINIHVATSLPLPAERDHIRPRIDLIAFMINMQSKHSLRNVEASLSHMDANFFLGKVCFLITGV